The following are encoded together in the Bacillus sp. NP157 genome:
- the araG gene encoding L-arabinose ABC transporter ATP-binding protein AraG, producing the protein MSSTTNAPRLEFRHIGKTFPGVRALGDVGFSVRAGSVHGLLGENGAGKSTMMKILGGEYIPDEGEVAIDGQAMQFRKAADAIDAGVAVIHQELQYVPELSVMENLLLGRLPTRFGLVDRRQALKWTREKLDALGVDLDPRARLKSLSIGQRQMVEIVKAILRDAKILALDEPTSSLSHRETEVLFRLVNDLRAQGKAMIYISHRLDEIFELCDAATIFRDGRKVADFDTLEGVTRDTLVQKMVGRDIGDVFGYKPRELGAVRLAVKEVSGRAVQKPVSFDVRAGEIVGFFGLVGAGRSEIMRVVYGADRRLGGSVTVDGTPVKGSHIRDAIRQGLVFCPEDRKEEGIIGVRSVSENINISARRNHLTAGLFVNDRNEARTADAFIERLRIRTPHRRQEIRLLSGGNQQKAVLSRWLAEKNLRVLIVDEPTRGIDVGAKNEIYNVLYELAGRGVAVVMISSELPEVLGVADRVITMCRGSITAQFARGEANEQNVLAAALPEGPSATDQEHATP; encoded by the coding sequence GAATTCCGGCATATCGGGAAAACCTTCCCGGGCGTGCGCGCGCTCGGCGACGTGGGCTTCAGCGTGCGCGCCGGTAGCGTGCACGGCCTGCTCGGCGAGAATGGCGCAGGCAAGTCCACGATGATGAAGATCCTCGGCGGGGAATACATCCCCGACGAGGGCGAAGTCGCGATCGACGGCCAGGCGATGCAGTTTCGCAAGGCCGCCGACGCGATCGACGCCGGCGTCGCGGTGATCCACCAGGAATTGCAGTACGTCCCCGAACTGTCGGTGATGGAAAACCTGCTGCTTGGCCGCCTGCCGACGCGGTTCGGCCTGGTCGATCGCCGGCAGGCGCTGAAGTGGACGCGCGAGAAGCTCGATGCGCTCGGCGTCGACCTGGATCCACGCGCAAGGCTCAAGTCATTGTCGATCGGCCAGCGCCAGATGGTGGAGATCGTCAAGGCGATCCTGCGCGACGCGAAGATCCTCGCGCTCGACGAACCGACCAGCTCGCTGTCGCACCGCGAAACCGAGGTCCTGTTCCGCCTGGTCAACGACCTGCGGGCGCAGGGCAAGGCGATGATCTACATCTCGCATCGCCTCGATGAAATCTTCGAGCTATGCGACGCCGCCACGATCTTCCGCGACGGCCGCAAGGTCGCCGACTTCGACACGCTCGAAGGCGTCACCCGCGACACGCTCGTGCAGAAGATGGTCGGCCGCGATATCGGCGACGTGTTCGGCTACAAGCCGCGCGAGCTAGGCGCCGTGCGCCTTGCGGTAAAAGAGGTCAGTGGTCGCGCCGTGCAGAAGCCGGTCAGCTTCGACGTGCGTGCCGGCGAGATCGTGGGCTTCTTCGGCCTGGTCGGCGCGGGCCGCTCCGAGATCATGCGCGTGGTCTATGGCGCGGACCGCCGGCTGGGCGGCAGCGTCACCGTCGACGGCACGCCGGTGAAGGGCTCGCACATTCGCGATGCGATCCGCCAGGGCCTGGTGTTCTGCCCGGAAGATCGCAAGGAAGAAGGCATCATCGGCGTGCGCTCGGTGTCCGAGAACATCAACATCAGCGCGCGACGCAACCACCTTACCGCGGGCCTGTTCGTCAACGATCGCAACGAGGCGCGCACCGCCGACGCCTTCATCGAACGCCTGCGCATCCGCACCCCGCACCGCCGGCAGGAGATCCGCCTGCTTTCCGGCGGCAACCAGCAGAAAGCCGTGCTCTCGCGCTGGCTGGCCGAGAAGAACCTGCGCGTGCTGATCGTGGACGAACCCACGCGCGGCATCGACGTGGGTGCCAAGAACGAAATCTATAACGTGCTGTACGAACTGGCAGGCCGCGGCGTCGCCGTGGTCATGATCTCCAGCGAGCTACCGGAAGTGCTCGGCGTCGCCGACCGCGTCATCACCATGTGCCGCGGCAGCATCACCGCCCAGTTCGCCCGGGGCGAAGCGAACGAGCAGAACGTCCTCGCCGCCGCACTTCCCGAAGGCCCCAGCGCCACCGACCAGGAACACGCAACGCCATGA
- the araH gene encoding L-arabinose ABC transporter permease AraH has translation MTETNAAAIGATKDTQADRRRALFWHLVDDYSLIFIFVALFAILSVTVQYFFSWDNVVGLALSVSQIGMVACTMMFCLASRDFDLSVGSVVAFAGVLCAIVANATGSVLLGIGASIVAGAVIGAINGAVIAKLKINALITTLATMEIVRGLAFITSQGQAVGVTSEAFFTLGALELFGLPVPVWITLACFVVFGVLLNKTIYGRNTLAIGGNPDAARLAGVAVDRVRIAIFLIQGVVAALAGIILASRMTSGQPNAGEGFELNVISACVLGGVSLMGGRASISGVLVGVLIMGTVQNAMSLMNIDAFYQYLVRGAILLIAVLVDQLKNRRQSR, from the coding sequence ATGACCGAGACCAACGCCGCCGCCATCGGCGCCACCAAGGACACCCAGGCCGACCGCCGCCGCGCGCTGTTCTGGCACCTGGTGGACGACTACAGCCTGATCTTCATCTTCGTCGCCCTGTTCGCCATCCTGAGCGTCACGGTGCAGTACTTCTTCAGCTGGGACAACGTCGTCGGCCTGGCCCTGTCGGTCTCGCAGATCGGCATGGTCGCCTGCACGATGATGTTCTGCCTGGCCTCGCGCGATTTCGACCTGTCGGTCGGTTCGGTGGTGGCCTTCGCCGGCGTGCTCTGCGCGATCGTGGCGAATGCCACGGGCAGCGTACTGCTCGGCATCGGCGCCAGCATCGTGGCCGGCGCGGTGATCGGCGCGATCAATGGCGCGGTCATCGCCAAGCTGAAGATCAATGCCCTGATCACCACCCTGGCCACCATGGAAATCGTCCGTGGCCTGGCCTTCATCACCTCGCAGGGCCAGGCTGTCGGCGTCACCAGCGAAGCCTTCTTCACCCTCGGCGCGCTGGAACTGTTCGGCCTGCCGGTGCCGGTGTGGATCACCCTGGCCTGCTTCGTGGTCTTCGGCGTGCTGCTGAACAAGACGATCTATGGCCGTAACACCCTTGCCATCGGTGGCAACCCCGACGCCGCGCGGCTGGCCGGCGTGGCCGTGGACCGCGTGCGCATCGCCATCTTCCTGATCCAGGGCGTGGTCGCGGCGCTGGCCGGCATCATCCTGGCCAGCCGCATGACCAGCGGCCAGCCCAATGCGGGCGAGGGCTTCGAGCTGAACGTGATCTCGGCCTGCGTGCTGGGCGGCGTGTCGCTGATGGGCGGCCGGGCCAGCATCAGCGGGGTGCTCGTTGGCGTCCTCATCATGGGCACTGTGCAAAATGCCATGAGCCTCATGAATATCGATGCCTTCTACCAATACCTCGTCCGTGGCGCGATCCTGCTGATCGCCGTGCTCGTGGACCAGCTCAAGAACCGCAGGCAGTCCCGTTGA
- a CDS encoding SMP-30/gluconolactonase/LRE family protein, with product MTDTFKPLSEHRLAHAEGVIWDDLAGVVRWTDIATSRLFAYDPATGHVSEEKLPARVCCFALTHEKGVLLLAMEKQLARYDSRDGALQVLEDIEPELLGTRANDGRCDRAGNLVFGTLNERGPEKIGSFWRYTREGQLHRLALPKAAITNSICFSPDGETMYFTDSPTAQIMACDYDAATGDVDRIRVFAELRKGFEPDGSTIDADGFLWNAEWGASRVVRYAPDGRIDATIDLPARQPSCVSFAGPALDRMVITSANQNIDEAGLQAEPQNGAIFIGTPPRGHGLPEARYGGGAAA from the coding sequence ATGACCGATACCTTCAAACCCCTTTCCGAACACCGCCTGGCCCACGCCGAGGGCGTGATCTGGGACGACCTGGCCGGCGTGGTCCGCTGGACCGACATCGCCACCTCGCGACTGTTCGCGTACGACCCGGCCACCGGCCACGTCAGCGAGGAAAAGCTGCCCGCACGGGTCTGCTGCTTCGCGCTCACCCACGAGAAGGGCGTGCTGCTGCTGGCGATGGAAAAACAGCTGGCGCGCTACGACAGCCGCGACGGCGCGCTACAGGTGCTCGAGGACATCGAGCCCGAGCTGCTGGGCACGCGCGCCAACGATGGCCGTTGCGACCGCGCGGGCAACCTCGTGTTCGGCACGCTGAACGAACGCGGGCCGGAGAAGATCGGGTCGTTCTGGCGCTATACCCGCGAAGGGCAGCTGCATCGCCTGGCGCTGCCCAAGGCTGCGATCACCAACAGCATCTGCTTCAGCCCGGATGGCGAAACGATGTACTTCACCGATTCGCCCACGGCACAGATCATGGCCTGCGACTACGACGCGGCGACGGGCGACGTCGATCGCATCCGCGTGTTCGCCGAGTTGCGCAAGGGTTTCGAACCGGACGGCTCGACCATCGACGCCGATGGCTTCCTGTGGAATGCCGAATGGGGTGCGTCGCGCGTGGTGCGCTACGCACCGGACGGCCGCATCGATGCGACCATCGACCTGCCGGCACGCCAGCCCAGCTGCGTCAGCTTCGCCGGCCCGGCACTGGATCGCATGGTGATCACCAGCGCGAACCAGAACATCGACGAGGCAGGCCTGCAGGCCGAGCCGCAGAACGGCGCAATCTTCATCGGCACCCCGCCGCGCGGCCATGGCCTGCCCGAAGCCCGCTATGGCGGCGGGGCCGCTGCATGA
- a CDS encoding SDR family oxidoreductase encodes MSAVLKADPRTTPLPRLAGKVAIVTGATQGIGAATAKLFAAHGASVVLNVLEDNAQARQTLAELDTADAMLFQADVTDPAAIQRMVDAATERFGAPDVLVNNAGINVFNDPLALSDEEWVRCFDVDLKGAWNCAKAVLPGMLGLGRGSIINIASVHGHKIIPHCFPYPVAKHGLVGLTKALGIEYAARNIRVNSISPGLVLTAIAEAGFAAAADPVAEKRKQTEILPNKRIGEPEEIAYTALFLASDEARYINAADIRIDGGRSQLYHE; translated from the coding sequence ATGAGCGCGGTGTTGAAGGCGGACCCACGGACCACGCCCCTGCCCCGCCTCGCCGGCAAGGTCGCCATCGTCACCGGCGCCACGCAGGGCATCGGCGCCGCGACGGCGAAACTGTTTGCCGCGCACGGCGCCTCGGTCGTGCTCAACGTGCTCGAAGACAACGCCCAGGCACGCCAGACCCTGGCGGAGCTGGACACCGCGGACGCGATGCTGTTCCAGGCCGACGTGACCGACCCGGCCGCCATCCAGCGCATGGTCGACGCCGCGACGGAACGCTTTGGCGCGCCGGACGTGCTGGTGAATAACGCGGGCATCAACGTGTTCAACGATCCCCTCGCGCTCAGCGACGAGGAATGGGTGCGTTGCTTCGACGTCGACCTGAAGGGCGCGTGGAACTGCGCGAAGGCCGTCCTGCCGGGCATGCTCGGCCTCGGCCGCGGCAGCATCATCAACATCGCCTCCGTGCACGGCCACAAGATCATCCCGCATTGCTTCCCCTACCCCGTCGCCAAGCACGGCCTGGTCGGCCTGACCAAGGCGCTGGGGATCGAATACGCGGCACGCAACATCCGGGTGAACTCGATCTCGCCGGGGCTGGTGCTCACTGCGATCGCCGAGGCCGGCTTCGCCGCGGCCGCCGACCCGGTGGCGGAAAAGCGCAAGCAGACCGAGATCCTGCCCAACAAACGTATCGGCGAACCGGAGGAGATCGCCTACACGGCGCTGTTCCTCGCCTCCGACGAAGCCCGTTACATCAACGCCGCCGACATCCGCATCGATGGCGGCCGTTCACAGCTTTACCACGAGTAA